In the genome of Synechococcus sp. CB0101, the window TCAAGTGTGCATTGGGCCTGTCACTCGCTTTCACCGGGCTTGATGTAGCGCCAACAACAAAAGAACAACGCCTGAGCATGGAGTCCTTGGTCTGTCAAGACTTCTGTGCTGACCTCAGGACGCGTAGGTTCGCTGGGATTCAGCCCGCGAGCGGTTCTTACTAGCACTGATGAAGTCGATCAAGACCGCAGCAGCTCCGGCACTCACCGTGGCTCAATTAGAAGCGAGCTACCCGGCGTATTGCAAGGCCTTGCGGATGTTGGTGCAAGACGGAACGTCGCTGAACAAAATCCAACGCACCGTCTGCTGGAATCGCCTGCAGTTGCTGCACACCACCCTGCCGCGTCAATACCACGACCCAGTGGTGCATTACGCCATGGTCAAGCGGGATGTGGACCAACAGCAAGCGCTGGCTGGCTGACGACCGCCGCCATCTGTTTATTCACCACCTGAGTCGAATCCTTCTATGCCGGAGACCATTCAAGAGCCGCTCAAGATCTTGATTGCGGACGACGAAGCCAACATTCGCCGCATCCTTGAAACCCGCCTGGCGATGCAAGGCCACCAGGTGGCTGCTGCTCAGGATGGCACAGAAGCACTGGAGCTGTTCCGCAGCGTTGAACCCGATGTGGTGGTGCTCGACGTGATGATGCCCGAGCTCGATGGCTTTGCGGTGCTCGAGCGCATCCGGGCGCAATCGGAAGTTCCAGTGATCATGCTCACCGCCCTGGGCGATGTGGCCGATCGCATCACTGGGCTGGAGCTGGGCGCCGACGATTACATGGTCAAACCCTTTAGCCCCAAGGAGCTGGAGGCACGCATCCAATGCGTGATGCGCAGGGCAAGTCAGGGCCAGGGCGGATCCAGCGTTGGCTCAGCCAGCTCCAATGTGATCGCGGTTGGTGATCTCAGCGTTGATTTCAATCGCCGGCAGGCCTTCCGCTGCGGCGAGCGCATCCGCCTGACGGGGATGGAATTTCACTTGCTGGAGCTGTTGATCAGCCGCAACGGCGAACCGATCAACCGCCTCGACATGCTGGAGGCGGTCTGGGGTTACAAGCCCGAGCGCGCCTCCGACAGCCGTGTGGTGGATGTCCACATCTCCCGCCTACGCGGCAAGCTGGAACCCGATCCGCTCAATCCAGAGCTGATCCTCACGGCCCGGGGCATGGGCTACATGTTCCAGCGGCTGCACTCCAACGTTGCGCCTGCATCCATCGCGGCGGTTTGATCGAGGCTTGAACGATCAAGCGGCAAGTGATGAACATTTGTCCTGCGGTACCAATGCATACGCAGTGGTGCGCATTGACCACGAATGCTTGAGCTAGAGATCGCTTGAAGCGCTCAGCACTCCCCTGCTCTGCAATCTGTCCAGCCATGACCACGCAGTATCGAACTCCGCGACTCGCCACACTCATTCATCAAGCGACGCCTTATCGCGGAGAGTGGATCATTCTTCAGAATACCGATCGGCAATACACCGCCAGGCATGAAGTCGAGCAAGCCCACGGTGAACGCAAGGTCGTTGAACTGATTTACCTGAAATCGCTGTCAGAAGCGCAGGCCTTCTCGATTTACTTGAGCACGCATGGCTGGAGCCAACAGTGGCAGACATGACCACTACTGAGGGTCAGCAGATGCATCAACTGTTCTCTTACGGGACGTTGCAGCAGGAACGAGTCCAGCTCAGCACCTTTGGGAGGCTCTTGCAGGGTCATCCCGACGAGATCATTGGCTACATCGTCACTGCCATCAAGATTACGGATGCGAAGGTTGTCGAAGTCAGCGGACAGGCGACACACCCGATGATTCGAGCAACCGGCAATGTCCGGCATCGTGTGCCAGGGACTGTATTTGAGGTTACGGAAGAGGAGTTGAGCCAAGCGGATGCCTATGAAGTTGATGACTACGAACGCGTACAGGCACCACTGGAGTCCGGGGGGCGCGCCTGGGTCTACATCGAACGTCAAGACCAGAAGCATCGACTCCGTAATGCTGATCCCAAGGCAGAGGTTAAATAAACTGGCACCAGTTCAGGGTTGAGGCAGGCTGTGATCAGCCGCTCAATCCCGATGTTTCGACTTGAGGAGCAGGTTGCCGGGCGATGGCAACTTGTTGACGAACATATCTATCGAACACACTTTCGCGCCCTAGCAGCAGCGCGTACACGCACGGCTCAACATGGGAGGAGCCACCGCGTGCTGGATTTAAACGACAGGGTAATTGCTGACTGGGTTGCCGTCGACAGCGTGACCAGGTCCCACTATCGCTTTCTGCGCTGCGGAACGCTTGGTGATCTCGATCGTGGGGCTCGTCATCCAACGACCCCCGACACTTGAAAGCGTCACCCGCGCCCCATGCGAGCTGCTGCGACTGAGGCGGCGGTACAGATCAGGGCAACAAAGAGAATTTCCATCGCAATGGCGAGAGCGAATGAACAGATCGACTAGATCCTGAACATGAAGCCAGACCCAGTACACAGGCGCTATCGCCTGCACAAGTCAATCAAAGCTGACAGAGTCACCGCTGGATGTGACAATCACTACTCATTTGGCGGTCTGGATGAAGCCCTTAATAGGCACCAATACTCACTAAAGCCACCATGTTCGTCCTGAACTGACATCGGTGAATCAATGCAATCAGAGTTCAATCATTGCCCCGGTTACATGGGATATCTTGCCGTTGCGATGACCTGTTGGTTATCCGCCGTTGCAGCTGAACGCCTCACCTCCGCAGCGCACAGCGGGGGCGGCGCAGATCGAGCCGCAGGATCCGCTCGGCCTGATTGGCGTGGCCTGTACTGGCATGCGCTCAACCGCAATAGCTACTAAGGCTCCATGTCAGTGCAGGCTCCTTCTTAAGGCGTTGTTGAAAGTCAGAGAACCGTATCGATTACTGCGATCCGCGACGTTGCCAGGCTTTTCGATACAGGGATCGGTCACCCAGATCATTTCAGATCACACCGCGTTCTGCAGGGATGCTCACGGCTCCATGCAATATCAAAACCAAGAGCGATGTCTGCGCGCATTCTGACCGTCGATCTGGACGACTCAATCCGCGAAGAACTACCGAGTCGCTTGATCACACTTGGGCACAGCGTCCTTGCGGCTGATCATATCGCTGACGCGTTAAGCCTGTTGCGTCTCACCTGCCCACATCTGATCATCCTGGATGGTGAGATGTGGCTCTATAGCCTGATGACACTACGCCAACACTCCAATACACCACTCATCCTTCTTAAAGCCAATGACGAGGTCAGAGAACGCGTAACAGCACTCCAGCTTGGCGCTGATGATGTTGTGGTCAAGCCCTTTAGCGTCAGGGAGCTGGAGGCGCGGATCAGGGCGGTCCTAAGGCGAATCAACCGCCACTCAGAGGTCGTACTTGATCAGGATGAAGATCGTGCGCCCCAGGGTTTAATCCTGGGAGATTTGCATCTCGACTTCCAGCGTCGTCAAGCATTCCGCGGTCAGCAACGCATCAGGCTGACGGACTTGGAGATGAAGTTACTGGAGGTACTCATCAGTCACGCCGGTGAAACGCTCACTCGTCGAGAACTTGTGCAAACCGTCTGGGGGTATGACTCCGAATTCATCTCAATGCGCAGATTGGTTGATTCAGCTGTTTCACGTCTCAGAGCCAAACTTGAGGTGGATCCAGACGATCCGGAATTAATCCTGACCATCCGAGGTGTGGGCTACATGTTTGGTCGACTTCATCATGATCCAGATGCCAAGCAGGAGAACGGAGGTGCTGGCGTTGCAGATCTGGAATCCTGGCGAGCACGTCAATGGGGGCTTCCACCTTCGTAAGACTGCTCTTCCATCCACGACCATGCGCTGTGTTTTCAACGTACGCATGGCGCTACCAACAGCAATCCCACACCGTGCAGGCGTTGCGCAGTGCGCCCATTGATGGCTCTGCCAATGTGGCTTGATGGAGCGGACTGACCTCTTGATCGCTGCCTTGGCATGCGGGGCAGCCGTGTCCACCTTGTTGGCCTGGATCTTTGCCGCCCTCAGCCAGTCACGTCAGTAGCAAGGACCCAGAGGCCTGCTTCTTTTTGGACTGACAGCCTGACACCATCGCGACCACGAGATGGCTTGTGGCATCAATAATCCGGTATGTCCGTCCGTCTGAGCAGGAACGGACCTGTGCCTCTTGATACGCCCAGTACTCCTGAGCAGTGCGGCCTTTTTGCCGCCATCCATCCGGATGAAGACATTCAATAATGAACATCGTCACGTGTTCTGATCTCTCTCTATCTAAGCGACAGAGATGGCCTGATCGCGTCCATTCTCTGGAAGATTGTGGGATCACGGTCTCCACCCCTGCTAAATGGTCGTCATCACAACAGAATCCTGCTCATGTCTCCACTTCAAAACCAAAGTGCGCACGTTTAGTCATCTTGCTGTCAATCGGACAACAGCGACCGAGTTCACTGGCCAACGCTGTTTCCAGCACAGCTCCACTATGCGCTGCGATGAGCCTGAAGTCGTGACCGGTGACTCTGCATCGCTTCCTGGCTGTTCGTTGGGCGTTCCAGATGGAATGACGTGAGACAACATCAACCCACAGGCCTGTGAACGCATCACGCCGTTGAATGATGACCATGGATTCCGATGAGCTCAATCCATTCAGACTCACACCAAAATGAACGTCTTACTGAAATCGATCACTTGACTTTGGGATCAGTCAATCAAAAACCCGCCGATCCTCTCTGTCCGACTGCATTATGTTGTGTTAATAACAGTTTCCCCCTGGGTCGCTGAACCGATGCCTGGGGCGTTGACAATCGCTGTTCATCCCTGCGGGTGACCTAAACCATCGGGGCGCATTCCTCCCACCAGATCAGAGCCAGGGCAGCGAGAGATCCAGAAACGCAATTGTGGATAGTGCCGTTGCATGGCGGCGTATTCCTCAGAGCTCCGGTAGCGCTCCTCACGCTCCCGGTAGCTCGACTCGCTCTCCATGGCCGCCCCATCCCCAGCGACAAGCGTCAAGCCAGGGTCAGGGACACCGCTGAGATCTTCTGTTGTCATGGCCAATCCTGTAGCGACCTGAATCAGCTGCCGATCGCCACATCAACGCTGCTGCCATTTCATTCGCCGTGCCAGCTGATGTGAGCGGGAGCACATGCTCGATGGGCGATCGGCTCTCGCCGTTACCTCTTGAACCGCAGAGGCAAGACACAAGCCCCCCAATCGCGAGAGCTGTATCACAGTGAACAAATCTCAGGTATTTGGTAGCTGTTGCTACCTAAATTGACAAAGTCGTTTTATAGCGTCGATGAAAGTCTGTTCCCAATGCGCGCCGACACGGCCACTGCTCAACCCCCGTCCACTGCGCCGCACCTGAGTGCTGATCAAGCCGCCGACCAAGCCCTGATTCATTACACCCAAGCCACAGCTGAGGGCGAACAAGCCAGATGCCAGGTGAGCGCAGGGTTCGCGCCCACCGCTGTCATCACCTACACCACCATCAGCTGGTAGGACCTGCCCGCAGTTCGCAAAGCAGCGGCATCGGCAGGCGGCAGGTCCGCCAGTCGCCGTTGCCGGTGCAGACCTCAACGCCGATCCAGCTCTGCTCATCGCCGCCCGTCGATGCCAGCAACCAATTGATGGCCTCACCGATCGCCTCATCGATGCTCTGATACTCACCATCGAGCTGCGCATGGGGTTCGCAGCAGCCATCAATCAACCGGTAGCGGCGCTCCGCAGGCACGTGGTGGTGATGCACACGAACCCTTGTGGCAGCACCCGTCATCTCCGGTCCATCCACCAGTTGAGAAACCATCCTTGTCGCCTGGCGAGGGCTCCGAGGGTGTTCAACAACACTGTCTGAGGGATTGGCAGCGCTCCGCATGGAAACCCCCTTTGGGGTGTGGCTCCCGCAGGTCACGATCCTGCGCAGCCACAAGCTCAGCGACGCCCAAGAGGCGGTGGAGGCCATCCGCCAACGCCATTGCGTGTTGCTCCAACTCGATGACGCCGCACCGGCAGAAGCCCAGCGCATCATCGATTTCCTATCCGGCGCCGTCAGCGCTCTTGATGGTCAGGTAGAGCGCATCGGGGAGTGCACCTTTCTGTTCGCTCCAGCTGGCGTGACGCTCAGCCACAGCTGAACCCATCGGTTCATCAACCAGCCCGTGGTGCGCTGGAGCATGCACAATCGAGTTCCCTCGATCCGTAGCGCTTGGCCCGCCTGGAAGCGATCCTCACGGGAGTGCCTGGCGATCGGGAGCTGCGTCTGGTGCTCGAGCAGCTGGATCCAGGCCATGCCGGCACCTTCACCTGGCTCGATCAGCGCAATGCCTCCCTGGCCTTGATGCCCAGCAGTGCGGCTGTGCCTGTGCAGGTGTTGCTGGAGCTCAAGGGCCGCGGTGAGCTTGGCGTGTTGGTCACCAGCCGAGAAGGCATGGGCCACGGGGCGCCGCTGAGCCGTGGCGTGCTCGAGCGGCTGCTCGAGCGGTTGCAACAACTGCTGCCTGAGAGCGGGCTCCGCTATCGCTCCGATCGCGATGGGCCGGTGGGGCATCAGGCGATCCCTGGATGAGCGGGCCAGGCAGCCGCCGGTCAATGGGGAGCGAGCAGCAGATCGGCCTCTGATCGCGATTGCTTGCACCGCCGCTGCTATTGATCAGCACCCCTCAACCGTGGGCCAACCCACAGGGCCGCACACCTTTTCCACAGTTTTTCCACATGCGTCCAATGACAGACGCAGGCTGTCAACAGCTTCTTCAGGGTTTCTTCTGGAAAACGGTTCTCCCCTTGACAGCCGGGAAGCGCGCTGCAGAACAGCTGGGGGCGTCCATCGATCAATCGGTATGAACCATTGCAGCGCAGTCAGTCCCACGACAATGGCCCGTGCATCTCACAGTGAGAGTGGCTTTTGACGGCGCAACCACCGCTATGCGCTGATGGGTGAGTGATCGGATGAGGTGTTGGTTGGCAGAGGTTCCTGATGCGTTGGCTCCGCATGTGAGTGTGGAAAACCAATTCCCGGCGGACTTGTTCGAATCGATGGTGGGATTCATCGAACAACACCCCCAGTGGGACCAGTACCGGCTGATGCAATCAGCGCTGGCGGGGTTTCTGTTTCAACAGGGCTGTCAGGACAAGCCAGTGGTGCGCCACTACCTCGATGGCCTGTTCCGCAAACCCGAGATCGCGGCGCGCTGAGGCACGGCAGGAAGCCTGTGCTGGCCA includes:
- a CDS encoding DUF3136 domain-containing protein, producing MKSIKTAAAPALTVAQLEASYPAYCKALRMLVQDGTSLNKIQRTVCWNRLQLLHTTLPRQYHDPVVHYAMVKRDVDQQQALAG
- the rpaB gene encoding response regulator transcription factor RpaB, whose protein sequence is MPETIQEPLKILIADDEANIRRILETRLAMQGHQVAAAQDGTEALELFRSVEPDVVVLDVMMPELDGFAVLERIRAQSEVPVIMLTALGDVADRITGLELGADDYMVKPFSPKELEARIQCVMRRASQGQGGSSVGSASSNVIAVGDLSVDFNRRQAFRCGERIRLTGMEFHLLELLISRNGEPINRLDMLEAVWGYKPERASDSRVVDVHISRLRGKLEPDPLNPELILTARGMGYMFQRLHSNVAPASIAAV
- a CDS encoding gamma-glutamylcyclotransferase family protein: MHQLFSYGTLQQERVQLSTFGRLLQGHPDEIIGYIVTAIKITDAKVVEVSGQATHPMIRATGNVRHRVPGTVFEVTEEELSQADAYEVDDYERVQAPLESGGRAWVYIERQDQKHRLRNADPKAEVK
- a CDS encoding winged helix-turn-helix domain-containing protein produces the protein MSARILTVDLDDSIREELPSRLITLGHSVLAADHIADALSLLRLTCPHLIILDGEMWLYSLMTLRQHSNTPLILLKANDEVRERVTALQLGADDVVVKPFSVRELEARIRAVLRRINRHSEVVLDQDEDRAPQGLILGDLHLDFQRRQAFRGQQRIRLTDLEMKLLEVLISHAGETLTRRELVQTVWGYDSEFISMRRLVDSAVSRLRAKLEVDPDDPELILTIRGVGYMFGRLHHDPDAKQENGGAGVADLESWRARQWGLPPS
- a CDS encoding cell division protein SepF, which translates into the protein MAALRMETPFGVWLPQVTILRSHKLSDAQEAVEAIRQRHCVLLQLDDAAPAEAQRIIDFLSGAVSALDGQVERIGECTFLFAPAGVTLSHS
- a CDS encoding DUF2811 domain-containing protein, which encodes MAEVPDALAPHVSVENQFPADLFESMVGFIEQHPQWDQYRLMQSALAGFLFQQGCQDKPVVRHYLDGLFRKPEIAAR